From a single Nicotiana tomentosiformis chromosome 2, ASM39032v3, whole genome shotgun sequence genomic region:
- the LOC138905941 gene encoding uncharacterized protein gives MGEHEQHLRLVLQTLQEQKLYAKFPKYEFWLDSVAFLGHVVSGEGIKVDHRKIEAVQSWPPSTTEIEIRSFLGLAGYYRRFVEGFRSIEGKAIAYFSCQLKQYKKNYPVHNLELAAIVHALKILRHYLYVVSCEVYIDCRFKANVIVNALSRKLESMGSFAFILVEESPLALDIQSLANRLVRLTKFSHFIPVVTMYSSERLAQIYIQDIVRLPGVPISIISDKGPQFTSHFWRAVQSDLGTHAELSTAFHSETDGQSQRTV, from the exons ATgggggagcatgagcagcacttgaggttagtgcttcagaccttgcaggaacagaagttatatgctaagttcccCAAGtacgagttctggttagattctgtggctttcttggggcatgttgtatcaggtgagggtattaaggtggatcataggaagatcgaggcagtccagAGTTGGCCTCCTTCTACCACAGAgatcgagatcaggagtttcttggggttagcaggttattatcgtcggtttgtggagggcttccggtctatt gaagggaaaGCTATTGCATATTTTTCATGCCAGCTGAAGCAAtacaagaagaattaccctgtacataatttggagttggccgcgatagttcatgctctcaagatcttgaggcattatctttatgtggtgtcctgtgaggtttacatcgATTGCCGCT tCAAGGCGAATGTGATTGtgaatgccttgagtagaaagttggagagtatgggtagttttgcATTCATTTTAGTAGAGGAGAgtccattggctttggacattcagtccttagctaacagacttgtgag actgaccaagtttTCACACTTTATTCCCGTGGTGACCAtgtactcttcagagaggttggcccagatttatattcaggatatTGTCCGACTGCctggtgtgcctatttccatcatttcagataaaggccctcagttcacttcacatttctggagagcagtacagagtgattTGGGTACCCACGCagagctcagcacagcttttcattcggagaccgatgggcagtcacaGCGGACAGTTTAG